GAAAGAACCTAACAAAAAGACAAACATCAGCTTCTGGATAATCAAATCGGGGCTCCTATGTAGAGAAATCATGTAGCAGGTCAAGGCCGTGGTACAAAGTAAACACAATACCGTCCACGGGAAACGCAAAACT
The nucleotide sequence above comes from Bacillota bacterium. Encoded proteins:
- a CDS encoding DUF4153 domain-containing protein, coding for MKRLIEAILKLVQGLSEAVLRFPWTVLCLLCTTALTCYMISLHRSPDLIIQKLMFVFLLGSF